In the genome of Oncorhynchus nerka isolate Pitt River linkage group LG4, Oner_Uvic_2.0, whole genome shotgun sequence, the window ctgtagttACACAACTCCATTCATTTAAATGCATATTCTTATCAAATAAATGAAACATTTTAAACATCTCTTCTTTCCACTTTTTTATTAACCTCATTAGACTGTGACAATTACATTCAGTGCAATTGAGTTCACAGAAGCAGGATTGTTGCGTCAACAATTTTACAAACATGCTACGGTCAACAGAACAATTCTGTCATCTATTTACATATCTAATTATCATCTGTTAAAGATGCAGTCCGGAATCGTAAGCACCACAAATTCGCATAATATTGTACGAATtagattcataacatatcatacgaattcCAAaaaacatatactatatatatataaagcaaaacaaaacacaacatgcaacaatttcaatgatataaggaaatcagccaattgaaataaattcataaaccctaatctatggatttcacatgactgggcaggggcacagctaACAGTGGGCCTggagggagggcataggcccacccactggggagcaaggCCCAGCTAATCAGAATGACTTTTTTTCTGCACAAAAaggctttatttttttatttttttgagtgAAGAATAACCCATCATGTCACCCAGTTGTGTTTCAATAGGAGTGTGACTTCAATAGGAGTGTGACTTCAGGAGGCTATCTGGCACAGAGAAACTGAGGATTTGGACCAACTGACCCCAAACCCAGGATataggggctcagtgaatgtggtgtGGAATGTGTGCAGGTGGATCAGTGTATCAGTGGAGAGACCATACATGTAGAAGGACAGCGTGCCGGCCACCCAGTCCAGATAtactcctactctgtgggagccGGAGGAGGTGACAGTTCTCTCATTATTGTGCCTGGCATTGTAATGTttagcagagcagaacagacaccAGGACATGTCATTGGCTCCAAGCACACAGTCATTATGTTGtcctctcctgctgattcctttatatgaAACTCCTATCATAACCCATttcccactccactctacctcccagtaacagcgcccagacagaccctctctacacagcacctgtggACAGTCCtgaaatctctctgggtgatcaggatacgacTGACTCCCATTCCCACATGTCAGCTTTCTATTCACCTCAGACCAAGAGAGGTTTCTGTGTAATGTGTTTGGGTCCAGTTTGAGCTCAAACGCATCTGAGGGATGGGAACAAGACACAATATTTTCAAATGATCATCATTCACAATTAGAATGTTAATTCACTTTTCACTTATTCATACATTTAAAGTCGATGTTTCTAGGTATTAAAAAAGGCACAGTCAAGGTAACTTGAGACgtgttgaatgatcatatgttatatATGGTAATGTCAAACACACTTATTCCCAGTAATTACACACACTCAAACATGGttgcacacatgaacacacacacacgttacacaaACACATTTTTCTCACTCTCAATGACGTACTCTCAATGACTAAACTAGTAACACTTGTAACAAAGCCAGTCTTACATTCAACACCTTTCAATGTGCATTCATTTTGTTGTAGACATCTTTCACCACACAACAATTGATCCAAAATATAAATGTACCGTGAAATATAACGAGTACATTGGTTTAATCACCAAAACATAATGATATCCTCTCAATTGAGCTATTTTAACAACCAGTTAATCCAATAGAACAAACTGTAAGATACATGTTTAAAAATTGCCCTTTGAATGTCGTATGCTTCAGTACTGTACATATCATCACATTACACTGTTTTCACATGAGGCAATACACTTTGCACAGCCCATGTCAAATCTATAGGTTTACCAAACGTTTAAGTGATCATCAATTAAGTGCAGTTGGTTTAAGTAATAGTCAAATGTATTTGAACAAAAGAGAAGAGAATCATATTAAAGGTAATGTGCACATTTAATTGTGAAAGGCAATTACTTTATATGAACATGTGTGTTGCAATGTGAAACATGTATTTCGAGGTGAAACACTGATTGCGTTTGGTGTAAAAGGGAATGTGATTTTGGGTTGTCAGTTGAAGTGCTTAGAGTTTTGAAACACCTTCCTTCTTGATGACCTGTTTTGAGTCTTGTAGAGTTTGAGAGTTGTGGAAatgtaccacatacttgtgaaaattgcaccaaagtgataaaaacatatatatacttATTTATAGGCATATTCTTCACAACggtcaacactcacattttctaagcccAGGTTTCATTGTGTGTTCTCCACCATGATCCACACTGTAGGGGTGAgcagaacagacagtcattgagtgATACATGTGTaagcacgcacacgcacatacatatacacacacacacacacacacacaactgcttCGAAGTGGTGGTAAGAATCTTTGGCTTACAGTAAATGATGATAACTAGCTTGATAActcaaacatgtctgatatgaacatggATTGACATAAatcctctacatacttgagtctctccagtctgcagtgtggatcctccagtcgagcagagagcagtctgactcctgagtatcctgggtgattgtagctcaggtcaagctctctcaggtgtgaggggtttaacctcagagctgagaccagagaagcacagccttcctccgTGACCAGACAGCCTGACAGGCTGCAAATAGTTTTAAATCATTTCAAAATCACTTTGGTATTTTTTGGTGGTGAAGTGGCATTATATTGTTTTCAACCTTTTCAGATGTATCACTGTCCCTAAACCTTCCATATCTATTAATATGGATGTATCATTATTAAAAATGTACAATTATTCAAGTATTGCTGTAGAGAGAAAAAAGTATATTACCAATATttgagtagactgaccagactagtttaaaaagcagtatcagtcaaaaaGAAAGAAGGTGAGGTATCAGATTGAGATTGTATTGAGTAaaccagggctgcccaaccccattcctggagatctactgtcctgtaagttgtcagtccaaccctaatttagtgtatctgattcagctagtgaaggtcttgttgagcagctaataagtagaatcaggtgtgttaaattagggttggactgaaaacccacaggaatgtagatctccgggaagagggttgggcagccctggagTAAACAGTCCAAgcggtttaaggggaaacatttaaatgtattggaatggcctagtcaaagcccagacctcaatccaattgagaatctgtggtatgacttaaagattgctgtacaccagcaggaacccatccaacttgaaggagctggagcagttttggtTTGAAGAATCCTAGTGGCTAGCTGTGCCAAGCTTATATAGAGacatatatcctatagagacccCAAGAGACTTGGGGTATGTAGCTCTAGAAAGTATtgacttttttggggggggttctgCACATTCAAGTTCTGTTTTTCTTGTATTATTTCTTGTCTGTTTCacgataaaaaaaatgtttatcatcttcaaagtggtaggcatgttgtgtaaatcaaacgatacaaaccccccaaaaatccattttaattccaggttgtaaggcaacaaaataggaaaaacaagCCACTAAGTATTGGACAAATTAActtgtagtatgtagtattaaagtagtcaagttTAGCTTGTGACTATACAAACtcattggatgcatttgcagtttgttttggttgtgttttgggaTATGTTTAACCTAACTGAATGATGAATGGAGTAAATTTGTTTCTTAACACTACTAAATGAATTCAAATAATGCCATGATTTAGAAAAATCATGAAggaatcatgaataataatgagtgagaagtTAGAGGCtaaaacaaaacatgctaacctcagACATTTGTGCCTCTGTAACTTTGTCATACATCATTAATCATTATTCATTCATgtttatccataatcatggtagcatccacatgaatgtagaagtgttcagaacaTCTTACATTCTTAATCACAATAAAAGTGACACcagacattattcaccattcggTTTCTATTCGGCAAAACATAATCCAAAacccaaccaaaacaaactgcaaatgcatccaacaagtttgcagagtcacaagcttgatgtaatcacagAGCGCAAGGAATATGGGATGAAATACTACACTTTGAACTACTTTAATATACcaaaagtgaatttgtccaaatacttatgacatCTTCTAATGGGGGGGAGATACATAATAAAGATATTTTATGTCTAAATGGTAAGATAGATATGTTTGAAATTCCCCTAAAAGTGTTATTCTGTACTGTTGCCTAATATcttaaatccaaaatgctggagcatagagacaaattaaacaatttaagcCTGATAAACACATGTGGATCCAGTCAACAGTTATCACAAGTTGACTAAAAATAGGAATAcggacctcagagtctccagtttacattGTGGATCCTGCAGCCCAGCAGAGAGCatcttcactcctgaatccttcaggtcattgttactcagatccagctctctcaggtgtgaggggtttgtcTTCAGAGCTGAGGCCAAAGAAGCACaaccttcctctgtgactccacagtcTGACAGCCTGACAGAGAGATCATCATGATTTCACAAAGACAGTGTTCacttaacaccagtagtgtagaagtAGAATGGTATTTGGTTTATTCTCTCGacatatagattcatcttccgtctcctagaattgtatggtcatCTTGTTATACTGATGCAAACATCAATGTATTATTCCATATGTTGATCAATAGTGCATATTTTTTTCTAAATGGAATATCTAATGATTAATACTTAAATGTCATTCTACAATATGTACTCACAGAACAGTTCTGGATGCTTTGACaactggcagcagcctcagaagaccttcctctgatttggagtatttcttcaggtcaaacacctCCAGGTcctcttctgaagtcagcaacacaaaggcCAGAGCTGACCACAGTGCCGGTGAGAGTTTTTCACTGGAGACATTTCCCGAGCTCAGGTAACTTTGGATCTCCTtcactagagaatggtcattcagttcgttcagacagtggaacagattgatgcacctctctggagagggattctccctgatcttctccttgatgtacaTGACTGTTTCCTCATGGCTCTGTGGGCTGCTTCTTGTCgttgtcagtagacctcgtaagtgcttATGATTtgactccagtgagaggcccagaaggaagcggaggaaaagaTCAAGGTGTCCACCCGCACTCTCcaaggctttatccacagcactcttgtgGAAGTCAATTGCAGGTATTTTTCTGAACCAAAATGTTTTGAAGATTAACTGTGGTTTGGCTATTAGATTCTCATTGTCATTGCTGAATCTGAgaaacacatatacagcagccagaaactcctgaatgctcagatgcaCAAAGCAGAACACCTTGACCTGGTACAGCCCACACTCCTCTCTGAAGATCTGTGTGCACActcctgagtacactgaggcttccCTGACATCAATGCCACActctttcaggtcttcttcatagaaaattAGATTGCCtttcacaagctgttgaaaagccagttttcccagtgacagaatgcttgttttattccagtgtggacctgtctcttctttcgCAAGATACTTTTCATTCGCCTGTTTGGTCTGAAATACCAGGAAGTGTGTGCACATCTCAGTTAGAGTCTGGGGAAACTCTCTCCCTTCTTCACCCATTTTCTCCAAAACTGTGGCAgagatccaacagaagactggtatgtggcacatgatgtggaggctccttgatgaCTTCATGTGTGAGATGATTCTACTGGCCAAGTTCTTATCACTAAATCTCTTTCTAAAGTATTCCTCTTTTTGTGGATCATTAAACCCTCGCACCTCTGTAACCTGGTCAACACATCCTGAAGGGATCtgattggctgctgcaggtcgagTAGTTATCCAGAGAAGAGCAGAGGGCAGCAGATTTCCCTCAATGAGGTTTGTCAGCAGCATATCCACTGAGGTCgactctgtgacatcacaacAGCTCTTGTTCCTCTtgaagtctaggggcagtcggcactcatccagaccatcaaagatgaacagaactttgtacttgtcAAAGTTGGAGATTCTTGATTTTTTtgtttccattgagaagtgatcGAGAAGTTCAAACAAATTGTGTTTTTCCCCTTTCATCAAATTTAGCTCCCGAAAAGGAAgtgaaaatacaaattggacatcctgatttgcttttccttcagcccagtccagaatgaacttctgcacagagactgtttttccaatgccggcgactccctttgtcagcacagttctgataggtCTGTCTTGTCCAGGTAAAGGTTTGAAGATGTCATTACATTTGATTGCcgtctctggtcttgcttgtttcctggttgttgtctccatTTGTCTTacctcatgttcattattgacctctccaTTTCCACCCTTTGTGATGTAGAGttctgtgtagatcttattgagaagtgttgggttccCTTGCTTAGCAATACCCTCAAATGCACTTTGATATTTCgtctttagattagatttgagttccCGTTGGCAAATCAAAGCAAGCTCACCTGAATAAACAAGAAGCACAGAGGATATTCAGAATTGGAAGAATGGAGTTAAACATACATATCTTTGGTCAAAACAAAACAGATCCCAGAGATCCCACTCTGTAACTTTCTGTGTCAGTAAAACACAGTCCATAGTCCTTTTGTACTATGCATTTGCTACTACGCCCTTGCATCTAAAATGTAACTTGCTCTTGTATCTTGCATATCGAATGTAAATGCATGCATCCAGAAAAATTCCAGGATGAAATGTGTTACTTTGGCCCAGCATGGCCTCGAGTCTCCTCTTTCACCTGCCAACGTCAACTTATCGAGGTGACAGGTCCACATAGGATTGTGTTATGAATGAGTCAAATGTAATCATATCCCTTCTTAACTGCCTGTATAAATGCATGAATGTTTTCTTTACAAGTTCAATTAAATGCACACAACACATACTTGAGTTATAATGCTATGTACAGCTTTTCTACATCCCCCATAATGGAGCAATCAACAGTGAAGGCAGACAGCTCTTActtttctccagtgtgtcagcaagctccttctggttcatctCAAAGCCTTCAGGGAGATCTGAACTCAGCACTGTCTTGAACGGTCTTGATAACTCCTGTTGGGCTCTGTGGACAAAACGTGAGCTTACATCTGTACATTCAGCATGCACACAGAAGCAATAACACATAAGAGGGTATGCATGAATGAATTGCAACGGTGTGATGTGGCCAAGCCTCGGACTGTCAGCATATCATTACATGAATCTGTAAAACAATGATATCTCACATTTGTTCGGAAACAACTCCATCTCTGAACCTTAAAGGTGGATCCATAGACTGGTCACTCTTCATAGACACACAGCTGCGTGCCGTGatggctggtctctcctgctggaCCCTGACAAAAATACTAAGAGACCAGAGCAACTTTAATACAGTACACCTTtggtagtagtagctgtagcaaAATACTCCAATGAGCAACAATACATCAGTAGTGTTTTTAACACAGTGACAAAGTTGACATTTTGACCAAATTAATAACATCAACCAAGTCATACTGGTTCTTACCTTTCTACAGTAGAAATGTTTTCCTCTTTAAATGTGAGAGGTGGTTCCATAGAC includes:
- the LOC115128298 gene encoding NLR family CARD domain-containing protein 3-like, producing the protein MKSDKSMNPPIMFREVDVSIEQRIEHQRPASPVPSCVSMKSDKSMDPPIMFREGEVSIEQMIKQQRLDSPVPSCVSMKNDLSMEPPLTFKEENISTVESIFVRVQQERPAITARSCVSMKSDQSMDPPLRFRDGVVSEQIAQQELSRPFKTVLSSDLPEGFEMNQKELADTLEKSELALICQRELKSNLKTKYQSAFEGIAKQGNPTLLNKIYTELYITKGGNGEVNNEHEVRQMETTTRKQARPETAIKCNDIFKPLPGQDRPIRTVLTKGVAGIGKTVSVQKFILDWAEGKANQDVQFVFSLPFRELNLMKGEKHNLFELLDHFSMETKKSRISNFDKYKVLFIFDGLDECRLPLDFKRNKSCCDVTESTSVDMLLTNLIEGNLLPSALLWITTRPAAANQIPSGCVDQVTEVRGFNDPQKEEYFRKRFSDKNLASRIISHMKSSRSLHIMCHIPVFCWISATVLEKMGEEGREFPQTLTEMCTHFLVFQTKQANEKYLAKEETGPHWNKTSILSLGKLAFQQLVKGNLIFYEEDLKECGIDVREASVYSGVCTQIFREECGLYQVKVFCFVHLSIQEFLAAVYVFLRFSNDNENLIAKPQLIFKTFWFRKIPAIDFHKSAVDKALESAGGHLDLFLRFLLGLSLESNHKHLRGLLTTTRSSPQSHEETVMYIKEKIRENPSPERCINLFHCLNELNDHSLVKEIQSYLSSGNVSSEKLSPALWSALAFVLLTSEEDLEVFDLKKYSKSEEGLLRLLPVVKASRTVLLSDCGVTEEGCASLASALKTNPSHLRELDLSNNDLKDSGVKMLSAGLQDPQCKLETLSLSGCLVTEEGCASLVSALRLNPSHLRELDLSYNHPGYSGVRLLSARLEDPHCRLERLNVDHGGEHTMKPGLRKYAFELKLDPNTLHRNLSWSEVNRKLTCGNGSQSYPDHPERFQDCPQVLCREGLSGRCYWEVEWSGKWVMIGVSYKGISRRGQHNDCVLGANDMSWCLFCSAKHYNARHNNERTVTSSGSHRVGVYLDWVAGTLSFYMYGLSTDTLIHLHTFHTTFTEPLYPGFGVSWSKSSVSLCQIAS